The Streptomyces halobius genomic interval CCGTTCGGATACCGCCCCGTCCTGGCGGACCACAAGGGTAAGCAGCGCTACAAGCTCATCATCGACCCCGTGACGGGTCCCCTGATCAGGGAGGCGTACGAGCGAATAGCCGAACAGGGCTGGTCCATGGGTCAGGTCTGCAACGACTGGAACGCGCGTCCCCGGCACCTGCCCGAGTGCCACGCCATCGGTAAGGAAGCCACAGCCGTGTGTGTCTGCGCCCGTGGCGTCCTCACGTCCCAGGACCACCAGCGGAGCGTGAACGCCGAGGGCAACAAGCCCGGGGCGAAGACCCATATCAAGGGCACCAAGTGGACCACTTCCACACTCGGCAAGATGCTGAAGAAGCCGGTCCTCAAGGGCGTTGCCATGCACAAGGGGGAGCCCCTGCTGAAGGACGGCATGCCGGTCAGGTGGGCCGATCCGATCCTCACGGATGAAGAGTTCGCCAAACTCCAGGTGGCCGTGACGAATCTCGGGAAGTACCGCGCAGGGATCAAGCCCAACGCTTCGCCTATGACCGGGGTTCTGTACTGCCCGTGCGGACTGAAGATGTACGAGAACAGTTCCCCCGCGAAGCTGAACACGGGGGAAGTCAGGGAGCACAAGTACTTCCGCTGCTCCTCCTGGTCCAATGGGACGGCCTGCCGGTTCTCTGTGTCGTGGCCGCAGGAGGAGCTTTACGAGGCAGCCGAGGAGGCGTTTCTCTCCAAGCTGGGCGAGCAGGAAATCGTGGAGCGGACCTACGTCCCCGGCAAGGACAACCGGCAGCAGATCAAGGAACTTGAGGCTGCGATGGAGAACCTTTCGCAAGCCATCGCCCAGGCCACGTCGGCCGTCACAGTGACCGCACTCACGGGCACCATGGAGCGCCACGCGGCGAACCTGGAAGAACTGAAGGCTGAGCCGTTCGTACCCGGTCGTTGGGAAGAACGGAGCATCGGCCAGAGCTACCGGCAGAAGTGGGCGGCCATGGTCACCTGGAAGGAGCGAGGGCCGTTTCTTCGTAAAGCTGGGTTCCGCATGTTTCCGGTCGGCAGCCCCAAGGGGCCTTCCGCAGTTGGGCTCATCACGCCGAAGGACTTGCCCGAGCGTGCTGATGGGGCCTTGCAAGGACTGTGGGACCCCAGTGAGGGCGAGGAGTACGAGAGCGGAGCATTCGCAGCCTTCCAGGCGTTGCTGTCTTCCCTCCTGGAGGAAGCGGAGGAACGCCGGGAGCTGAAGGAAGAGAAGTATCGGAGCGACTTCTAGAGCTCCGGCGGCAGCACCAGACCGAGGCCCCTGGGAGTCGCCAGGGGCCTCGACGCATTCCAACCGAGAGGACACACCCATGCCCCGTACTGCGCAGCCGCGCCGCTTGCTCAAGGCGACGTACGACGTGAAAGAGGAGTGGAGCCGCGCCCTGTTCGACGCGTTCGGGCCGGGCGGGCTCCTCGCCCGTGAGGCCCCGGAGTTCGGACGTGAACACCTGCTGTGGGCGCTGGCGCAGCTCCGGGCTGTGAACGGGCGGACCGGGGCGATGTTCACTGGGGACACGGAGATAGCTCAACGGCTCGGCTACAACACCAAGGACCATCCGGGGAAGGTATGCCGG includes:
- a CDS encoding recombinase family protein, coding for MSSARLLPGMRVLKVRRISRDTEDSSALARQGEELDAATEEGRYLVAGEVEDSTVSGAVNLDERPKLGRWMKDPLWHEWDALMVTSLDRITRDQHHWDRFAERCHKGGKEIVCLDDPALDIHTPTGRMIAYIKATQAQEYREAIVKKRKNQTQYYRDENLWGGGTWPFGYRPVLADHKGKQRYKLIIDPVTGPLIREAYERIAEQGWSMGQVCNDWNARPRHLPECHAIGKEATAVCVCARGVLTSQDHQRSVNAEGNKPGAKTHIKGTKWTTSTLGKMLKKPVLKGVAMHKGEPLLKDGMPVRWADPILTDEEFAKLQVAVTNLGKYRAGIKPNASPMTGVLYCPCGLKMYENSSPAKLNTGEVREHKYFRCSSWSNGTACRFSVSWPQEELYEAAEEAFLSKLGEQEIVERTYVPGKDNRQQIKELEAAMENLSQAIAQATSAVTVTALTGTMERHAANLEELKAEPFVPGRWEERSIGQSYRQKWAAMVTWKERGPFLRKAGFRMFPVGSPKGPSAVGLITPKDLPERADGALQGLWDPSEGEEYESGAFAAFQALLSSLLEEAEERRELKEEKYRSDF